The following are encoded together in the Rhizobium sp. SSA_523 genome:
- a CDS encoding Crp/Fnr family transcriptional regulator — protein MPDAFGKIHRHGPPEIDPVAMAVTSLPPHALIPLRSRKVPLVFRIESGCVALFTDLPDGRRQILDVLGPGSVISGDLLDAGHGKAITLTYCHLERIAAADQPRIVDAAARQMLLRAQAHSLLLGRKTAPERVASALLDLADHFSRPKRTASNRRITIILHLTRAELADWLGLTPETVSRCLSNFKRSRLISFDQPERIIIRELAALRALAEGSKGEPSA, from the coding sequence TTGCCGGATGCCTTCGGGAAGATCCACCGCCACGGCCCGCCCGAAATCGACCCTGTGGCGATGGCTGTCACGAGCCTGCCGCCGCACGCCCTCATCCCGCTGCGCTCCCGCAAGGTGCCGCTGGTGTTTCGGATCGAGAGCGGATGCGTGGCCCTTTTTACGGACCTGCCCGATGGACGCCGGCAGATCCTCGACGTGCTTGGCCCGGGTAGCGTGATCAGCGGGGATTTGCTTGACGCCGGCCACGGCAAGGCCATCACTCTCACTTATTGCCACCTCGAACGGATCGCCGCCGCAGATCAGCCCCGGATAGTCGATGCGGCCGCGCGCCAGATGCTCCTCCGGGCGCAAGCCCATAGCCTTCTCCTGGGGCGAAAGACGGCACCCGAGCGGGTGGCCAGCGCCCTTCTCGACCTCGCCGACCACTTTTCGCGCCCGAAGCGCACGGCCAGTAACCGCCGCATCACCATCATCCTGCACCTGACGCGGGCAGAGCTTGCGGACTGGCTGGGTCTGACGCCGGAAACCGTCAGCCGCTGCCTGAGCAATTTCAAGCGATCCCGCCTGATTTCCTTCGATCAGCCGGAACGGATCATCATCCGCGAGCTTGCGGCATTGAGAGCTTTGGCCGAGGGCAGCAAGGGCGAGCCGTCAGCCTGA
- a CDS encoding response regulator has product MTARILTVDDSASIRLTTRVALSNAGYSVTEAVDGRDGLAKLSAGQFDLVVTDLNMPNMDGLTMIRELRKIPALMGVPVIFLTTESDNELKAQAKAAGATGWLTKPFDPESLVKIAKKVLGR; this is encoded by the coding sequence ATGACCGCCCGCATCCTCACCGTCGACGATTCCGCCAGCATCCGGCTGACCACGCGCGTGGCCCTTTCCAATGCCGGCTACAGCGTCACCGAGGCGGTGGATGGCCGGGACGGGCTTGCCAAACTGTCCGCCGGCCAGTTCGACCTCGTCGTGACCGATCTGAACATGCCCAATATGGACGGGCTGACGATGATCCGCGAGCTGCGCAAGATCCCGGCCTTGATGGGCGTGCCGGTGATCTTTCTCACCACCGAATCCGACAATGAACTGAAGGCGCAGGCGAAAGCCGCCGGCGCGACCGGCTGGCTCACCAAGCCGTTCGATCCGGAAAGCCTCGTCAAGATCGCCAAGAAAGTGCTCGGCCGATGA
- a CDS encoding chemotaxis protein CheW, whose protein sequence is MLATTEAQFVTFSLGAEIFAVPVDVVREILDHEEAFRIPHGPEYLLGLRDVRGQGVPVIDLRLRLGMSRTDKTPHTRILVIDVPIAGRILTLGLVADRVYEVVPFQKSRIESPPDIGIAWRSDYIAGVVRRDGGFVVIVDLARLFSDSGSALSSSALAGLAQPDHQSVA, encoded by the coding sequence ATGCTCGCCACCACGGAAGCCCAGTTCGTGACCTTCAGCCTCGGCGCGGAAATCTTTGCCGTGCCGGTGGATGTGGTGCGCGAGATCCTCGACCATGAGGAGGCCTTCAGGATCCCGCATGGGCCGGAGTATCTTCTCGGGCTGCGCGATGTGCGCGGCCAGGGCGTCCCGGTCATCGACCTGCGCCTGCGGCTCGGCATGTCGCGCACGGACAAGACACCGCATACCCGCATCCTGGTGATCGATGTGCCGATTGCCGGCCGCATCCTCACCCTCGGCCTTGTCGCCGACCGGGTCTACGAGGTCGTGCCCTTCCAGAAGAGCCGGATCGAGAGCCCTCCGGATATCGGCATTGCCTGGCGTTCCGATTATATTGCCGGCGTCGTGCGCCGCGATGGCGGCTTCGTCGTCATCGTCGATCTCGCCCGCCTCTTCTCCGATTCCGGCAGCGCGCTTTCCAGCAGCGCGCTTGCCGGCCTCGCACAGCCAGATCACCAAAGCGTCGCATGA
- a CDS encoding STAS domain-containing protein: MVSSLTLQLDGNLTLRSISAHQERLLSALSQHGLVELDLAGDAQFDLSFLQLLESARIYAGTAGRVVRLSRAADGSLLDLLDRAGFLSAMTAQDRHFWLHEGVTA; encoded by the coding sequence GTGGTCTCCTCCCTCACACTTCAACTTGACGGCAATCTCACGCTCCGGTCGATTTCGGCGCATCAGGAGAGGCTTCTGTCTGCTCTGTCGCAGCACGGTTTGGTTGAGCTCGACCTTGCCGGTGATGCGCAATTCGATCTGAGTTTTCTGCAGCTTTTGGAATCGGCCCGCATTTATGCGGGCACGGCCGGCCGTGTTGTCCGCCTGTCGCGTGCCGCCGATGGCAGCCTTCTCGATCTTCTGGATCGGGCCGGCTTTCTCTCGGCCATGACGGCTCAGGACCGGCACTTCTGGCTTCATGAAGGAGTAACCGCATGA
- a CDS encoding methyl-accepting chemotaxis protein → MRFTIKLKLALAFGFLILLSSATVIIAISNLAALNTAVTDIVDGPSANLRISSDMSVGILNAIRDEKNAIINTNPDLINGFVSSVSNNLQQADQALEVLVRSKNPLIAEKATELTHQLATWRQIDERVLKLAIENTAQSNAAAGDLSMGEGRKAFNEMLISLAAVREAIAADLKTTDEATNEQYNDSRNLLIAALATMFVLSVGVATWIALGINSGLKKVKSVADAVAIGDLDQEIDIKTNDEIRDVVESVRIMTGNLRETARVADQIANGDLTVNVKPLSDKDTLGMSLRSMVERLRAVVGDALSASDNVSSGSQELSASSEQLSQGATEQASAAEQASSSMEEMAANIKQNAENASQTEKIARQSSRDAEASGQAVGKAVGAMRTIAEKISIVQEIARQTDLLALNAAVEAARAGEHGKGFAVVASEVRKLAERSQAAAAEISALSGDTVVAATEAGEMLNRLVPDIQKTAELVSEISAACREQDIGAAQINQAIQQLDQVTQQNASASEQMSATSEELAAQAEELQASIAFFRIEQSNRHLSAKAGASRVAPAASRAVHRPLAVKRADNSVAAQQARAKGFALDMTVGGPDEHDADFRESA, encoded by the coding sequence ATGCGCTTTACCATTAAACTCAAGCTGGCCCTGGCCTTCGGCTTTCTGATCCTGCTGTCGAGCGCGACCGTCATCATCGCGATCTCCAACCTGGCAGCCCTGAACACGGCCGTCACCGATATCGTCGACGGCCCCTCCGCCAATTTGCGGATCTCCTCGGATATGTCGGTGGGCATCCTCAACGCAATCCGGGATGAAAAGAACGCCATCATCAATACGAATCCCGACCTGATCAACGGCTTCGTCTCCTCGGTGAGCAACAATCTGCAGCAGGCCGATCAGGCGCTCGAAGTGCTGGTTCGCAGCAAGAACCCGCTTATCGCCGAAAAGGCGACGGAATTGACCCACCAGCTTGCGACATGGCGGCAGATCGATGAACGCGTCCTCAAACTGGCGATCGAGAACACCGCGCAGAGCAATGCTGCGGCCGGAGACCTGTCGATGGGCGAAGGGCGCAAGGCCTTCAATGAGATGCTCATCAGCCTGGCGGCCGTTCGGGAAGCCATTGCCGCCGATCTGAAGACGACGGATGAAGCGACCAATGAACAGTACAACGATTCCCGCAACCTGCTGATCGCCGCACTGGCAACGATGTTCGTCCTGTCGGTCGGCGTCGCCACCTGGATTGCGCTGGGCATCAATAGCGGCCTGAAGAAGGTGAAGAGCGTTGCCGATGCGGTGGCGATCGGCGACCTCGACCAGGAGATCGACATCAAGACCAATGACGAAATTCGCGACGTCGTCGAGAGTGTCCGCATCATGACCGGCAATCTGCGGGAAACGGCTCGCGTTGCGGATCAGATTGCCAATGGCGACCTGACCGTCAATGTCAAGCCGCTCTCTGACAAGGATACGCTCGGCATGTCCCTGAGGAGCATGGTGGAGCGCCTGCGGGCGGTGGTGGGCGACGCGCTGTCGGCCTCCGACAATGTCTCCTCCGGCAGCCAGGAATTGTCGGCAAGCTCGGAACAGCTGAGCCAGGGCGCGACCGAACAGGCCTCGGCGGCCGAACAGGCCTCCTCCTCGATGGAAGAAATGGCGGCCAATATCAAGCAGAACGCCGAAAATGCCAGCCAGACGGAAAAGATCGCCCGCCAGTCGTCGCGCGATGCCGAAGCCTCCGGCCAGGCCGTCGGCAAGGCCGTCGGCGCCATGCGCACGATCGCCGAGAAGATCTCCATCGTGCAGGAAATCGCCCGCCAGACCGATCTTCTGGCGCTGAATGCGGCTGTCGAAGCGGCGCGCGCCGGCGAACATGGCAAGGGCTTTGCCGTGGTGGCCTCGGAAGTGCGCAAGCTTGCCGAGCGCAGCCAGGCCGCGGCCGCGGAAATCTCCGCCCTGTCCGGCGACACGGTGGTTGCGGCAACGGAGGCCGGCGAAATGCTGAACCGTCTGGTGCCCGACATCCAGAAGACCGCGGAACTGGTTTCGGAAATCTCGGCCGCCTGCCGCGAACAGGATATCGGCGCTGCCCAGATCAACCAGGCGATCCAGCAGCTCGACCAGGTGACGCAGCAAAATGCCAGCGCCTCCGAACAGATGTCCGCGACATCGGAAGAACTGGCCGCACAGGCCGAGGAACTGCAGGCCTCCATCGCCTTCTTCCGGATCGAACAGTCGAACCGGCACCTGTCCGCGAAGGCTGGCGCGAGCCGCGTTGCACCGGCGGCCAGCCGGGCGGTTCATCGTCCGCTTGCGGTTAAGCGCGCCGATAACAGCGTGGCTGCCCAGCAGGCGCGGGCCAAGGGTTTCGCGCTCGACATGACGGTCGGCGGCCCCGACGAACACGATGCCGATTTCCGGGAAAGCGCATGA
- a CDS encoding chemotaxis protein CheA, with amino-acid sequence MSFPDPIAVFRTEAAELLEQVEQGLLDLNHDLADKEQVDAVFRGLHTLKGSGAMFGFEALAAFTHHCETAFDQVRKGLVPATHDLVTAVLGATDHMRALIEVPGGQHDEMSETLLARLRCAVAAAAGGAGKEGGKDGGMDGADEPGGPCAADGAAPARLPTSVAHSVSTPGSTSVSGPTSGSSSGSSSGPAGQAVTYRIRFRLPQNAMANGTNPLGLLDELRELGACTVLADISPVPAIDTLVATDLYIGWTLELVTDKPRSAIDDVFIFVMDDMELSVSLAPAPDSDTAPTIAASQPAVSEPAVPEPAADGPAAAAAPDAPSASITAFSAPSVAASPAPASSASLATSPASPSGRAAAPADAKQQKAAENVRVPAERLDELMDRVGELVIAQSRLSQLAGSSGDLMLRAVSEDVERLSGELRDTMMVLRMVPVAQLFGRFRRLVHDLAIETGKVIELVTEGETTEVDKSVIERLADPLVHLVRNSCDHGLESAEERRASGKSPTGRILLAARQQAGEVIITIKDDGRGIDRERVRAKAESSGIIAANATLSDQDLLQLIFQPGFSTAQQVTNLSGRGVGMDVVKRTVDALRGTINVVSRPGQGSEIALAIPLTLAIIDGLLVRVGTGRYVIPLSAVEECLELSVEDDMRSRGRSFISLRDSLVPFIRLRDLFQTGTKPDPFQKVVVISTGAERVGLVVDQIIGDHQTVIKAMSKLHHDVVTFSGATILGDGGVALILDVAHLVAAGQQQEAHLRAAG; translated from the coding sequence ATGAGTTTCCCCGATCCGATCGCCGTCTTCCGCACCGAGGCTGCCGAGCTTCTCGAGCAGGTGGAACAGGGTCTTCTCGACCTCAACCACGACCTTGCCGACAAGGAGCAGGTGGATGCGGTCTTTCGCGGGCTGCATACGCTCAAAGGCTCCGGCGCCATGTTCGGCTTCGAGGCGCTTGCCGCCTTCACCCATCATTGCGAGACCGCCTTCGACCAGGTGCGCAAGGGCCTGGTGCCGGCAACGCACGATCTCGTCACCGCCGTGCTCGGCGCCACCGACCATATGCGGGCACTCATCGAGGTGCCGGGCGGCCAGCATGACGAGATGAGCGAGACCCTGCTGGCGCGCCTGCGCTGCGCGGTTGCCGCCGCCGCGGGAGGTGCCGGAAAGGAAGGGGGCAAGGATGGGGGCATGGATGGAGCCGATGAGCCCGGCGGACCTTGTGCCGCAGATGGCGCTGCGCCGGCCCGGCTGCCGACCTCTGTCGCACATTCCGTTTCAACCCCCGGCTCAACCTCTGTCTCTGGCCCAACCTCTGGCTCTTCCTCAGGCTCTTCCTCCGGACCCGCCGGGCAGGCCGTGACCTATCGCATCCGCTTTCGCCTGCCACAGAATGCCATGGCCAATGGCACCAATCCGCTCGGCCTGCTCGACGAGCTGAGGGAGCTCGGCGCCTGCACCGTCCTGGCCGATATCAGCCCTGTTCCCGCCATCGATACGCTGGTCGCCACCGATCTTTACATCGGCTGGACGCTGGAGCTTGTCACCGACAAGCCGCGCTCGGCCATCGACGACGTGTTCATCTTCGTCATGGACGATATGGAGCTTTCGGTGAGCCTGGCCCCTGCGCCGGACAGCGATACAGCGCCGACGATTGCCGCATCCCAGCCTGCCGTATCCGAGCCTGCCGTACCCGAGCCTGCCGCCGATGGCCCCGCTGCAGCGGCCGCGCCGGATGCGCCTTCGGCCTCCATCACCGCTTTTTCGGCCCCGTCCGTTGCCGCCTCTCCGGCGCCTGCATCTTCAGCATCTTTGGCGACCTCCCCCGCCTCTCCTTCAGGGCGCGCCGCGGCGCCTGCCGATGCCAAGCAGCAGAAGGCTGCCGAGAATGTCCGCGTGCCGGCCGAACGGCTGGACGAGCTGATGGACCGGGTCGGCGAGCTGGTGATTGCCCAGTCGCGCCTCAGCCAGCTCGCCGGCTCTAGCGGCGACCTGATGCTGCGCGCCGTCTCCGAGGATGTCGAGCGCCTGTCGGGCGAGCTGCGCGACACGATGATGGTGCTGCGCATGGTGCCGGTGGCCCAGCTCTTCGGCCGCTTCCGCCGCCTCGTCCATGATCTGGCCATCGAGACCGGCAAGGTGATCGAGCTCGTCACCGAAGGCGAAACCACAGAGGTCGACAAGAGCGTCATCGAGCGGCTGGCCGATCCGCTCGTGCATCTGGTGCGCAATTCCTGCGATCACGGGCTGGAAAGCGCCGAGGAACGGCGCGCAAGCGGCAAATCGCCCACCGGCCGCATCCTGCTGGCCGCTCGCCAGCAGGCCGGCGAGGTCATCATCACCATCAAGGATGACGGCCGCGGCATCGACCGCGAGAGGGTGCGCGCCAAGGCCGAAAGCTCCGGCATCATCGCCGCCAATGCCACGCTTTCCGACCAGGACCTGCTGCAGCTGATCTTCCAGCCGGGCTTCTCCACCGCCCAGCAGGTCACCAACCTGTCCGGCCGCGGCGTCGGCATGGATGTCGTCAAGCGCACCGTGGATGCGCTGCGCGGCACCATCAATGTCGTCTCCAGGCCCGGCCAGGGCTCCGAGATCGCGCTCGCCATCCCGCTGACGCTGGCCATCATCGACGGCCTGCTCGTGCGCGTCGGCACGGGCCGCTACGTCATCCCGCTGTCCGCCGTCGAGGAATGTCTCGAACTCTCCGTCGAAGACGACATGCGCTCGCGCGGGCGAAGCTTCATCTCGCTGCGCGACAGCCTGGTCCCCTTCATCCGCCTGCGCGATCTCTTCCAGACCGGCACAAAGCCCGATCCCTTCCAGAAGGTCGTCGTCATCTCCACCGGCGCCGAGCGCGTCGGCCTCGTCGTCGACCAGATCATCGGCGACCACCAGACCGTGATCAAGGCCATGTCCAAGCTGCATCACGACGTCGTCACCTTCTCCGGTGCGACCATTCTCGGCGATGGCGGCGTCGCCCTCATTCTCGATGTCGCCCATCTCGTGGCGGCCGGTCAGCAACAGGAGGCGCATTTGCGCGCGGCAGGATGA
- a CDS encoding HpcH/HpaI aldolase/citrate lyase family protein, producing the protein MFKTNSIKARLAAGETLFGCWVAGGSPTNGEILGHVGFDFLLVDHEHGVGEVKDAVDALRAIEATPSPAMLRVGWNDHVLLKRIADAGVQSVMIPSVDTPALAQAAVKACLYPPQGIRGYAASVVRASGYGAEPDYAFRANAEMLIAIQLESVQAIENAAEIAAIEGADIIFIGINDLAASMGLLGQTGHAEVQALAKAAESAILAAGKVLGTVPNAGANVHDLLERGYRFIPGPYDVALLRQAGLAELAGFREIQALRARGEAYHGGKASSY; encoded by the coding sequence ATGTTCAAGACCAATTCGATCAAGGCGCGGCTTGCTGCCGGCGAAACGCTTTTTGGCTGCTGGGTCGCGGGCGGTTCGCCGACCAATGGCGAAATCCTCGGCCATGTCGGCTTCGATTTTCTTCTGGTCGATCACGAACACGGGGTCGGCGAGGTGAAGGATGCCGTGGACGCGCTCCGGGCGATCGAGGCAACGCCGAGCCCGGCCATGCTGCGCGTCGGCTGGAACGATCACGTGCTTCTGAAGCGGATCGCCGATGCCGGCGTCCAGTCGGTGATGATCCCCTCGGTGGACACTCCGGCGCTGGCGCAGGCCGCGGTCAAGGCCTGTCTCTACCCGCCGCAAGGCATTCGCGGCTATGCAGCCTCGGTCGTGCGCGCGTCCGGCTATGGCGCGGAGCCCGATTACGCTTTCCGCGCGAATGCGGAAATGCTGATCGCCATCCAGCTGGAATCGGTCCAGGCGATCGAGAATGCCGCCGAGATTGCGGCGATCGAGGGGGCCGATATCATTTTCATCGGAATCAATGATCTGGCCGCCTCGATGGGATTGCTGGGCCAGACCGGGCATGCTGAGGTGCAGGCGCTGGCAAAAGCGGCAGAGAGCGCCATACTGGCGGCGGGCAAGGTGCTCGGCACTGTGCCCAATGCCGGTGCCAATGTGCATGATCTTCTCGAGCGCGGCTATCGCTTCATTCCCGGCCCCTATGACGTGGCGCTGCTGCGTCAGGCCGGGCTTGCCGAACTCGCCGGCTTTCGCGAGATCCAGGCGCTGCGCGCCCGCGGCGAAGCCTATCACGGCGGCAAGGCCTCGTCATACTGA
- the rocF gene encoding arginase gives MLCKLIGVPLQDGASQLGCEMGPSALRTAGLVSALSELGHEVSDLGNLSPASANVPAHPNSALRNLDRISGWIAAIADAAYQASFDGMPIFLGGDHALSAGSVAGLARRAAEEGRPLFVLWLDAHTDFHSLDTTTSGNLHGVPVAYFTGMPGFAPFFPELSHRVDPAHVCMVGIRSVDPAERAAVSQTDITVHDMRAIDEHGIGLLLTEFLERVSAAGGLLHVSLDVDFLDPAVGPAVGTTVPGGATFREAHLVMEMLHDSGLVTSLDLVELNPFLDERGRTATLLVDLTASLMGRKVMDRPTRRY, from the coding sequence ATGCTTTGCAAATTGATCGGGGTACCGCTTCAGGATGGCGCTTCGCAACTGGGATGCGAAATGGGACCAAGTGCTTTGCGTACGGCCGGCCTCGTTTCGGCGCTCAGTGAACTGGGCCATGAGGTTTCGGATCTCGGCAATCTGTCCCCGGCGTCCGCAAATGTCCCGGCGCATCCCAATTCGGCTCTGCGCAATCTGGACCGAATCAGCGGCTGGATCGCTGCCATTGCCGATGCGGCCTACCAGGCGAGCTTTGACGGGATGCCGATCTTTCTCGGCGGCGACCATGCTTTGTCCGCCGGCAGCGTCGCCGGTCTGGCACGGCGCGCGGCAGAAGAAGGCCGGCCGCTCTTCGTCCTCTGGCTGGATGCGCATACCGACTTTCACAGCCTCGACACCACTACGAGCGGCAATCTGCATGGCGTCCCGGTCGCCTATTTCACCGGGATGCCGGGCTTTGCCCCTTTCTTCCCTGAGCTTTCGCACCGCGTCGATCCGGCCCATGTCTGCATGGTCGGGATTCGCAGCGTCGATCCGGCGGAGCGGGCGGCGGTGAGCCAGACCGATATCACGGTGCATGACATGCGGGCCATTGACGAGCATGGCATAGGGCTTCTTCTGACGGAATTCCTGGAGCGGGTATCGGCCGCGGGCGGACTGCTGCATGTCAGCCTCGATGTCGATTTTCTCGATCCGGCCGTCGGTCCCGCCGTCGGAACCACCGTGCCGGGCGGCGCGACCTTCCGCGAGGCGCATCTGGTCATGGAGATGCTGCATGACAGCGGTCTCGTCACCAGCCTGGATCTCGTCGAGCTCAATCCCTTTCTGGACGAACGCGGCCGCACGGCAACGCTTCTGGTGGACCTGACCGCCAGCCTGATGGGGCGCAAAGTCATGGACCGTCCGACCCGGCGCTATTGA
- the glpK gene encoding glycerol kinase GlpK: MKDFILAIDQGTTSTRSIIFDRAYQSRGVGQMEFTQHFPQSGWVEHEADDLWTSTVETARKAIAAAGVTAQQIAALGITNQRETALVWDRRSGKAIHRAIVWQDRRTSDHCARLRAEGHSDIVAERTGLLIDPYFSATKIAWLLDNVEGAREAAQAGHLAFGTVDSWLIYKLTGGKRHVIDVTNASRTMLCNIGTVAWDDELLSLFDIPRSMMPEILSNIDAFGETDPEIFGASIAIRGVAGDQQAAVIGQACFTPGMMKSTYGTGCFALLNTGADRVASKNRLLTTIAYRLGNDTHYALEGSIFIAGAAVQWLRDGLKMIGKASETAELAAKADPGQRVYLVPAFTGLGAPWWDAEARGAMFGMTRNTGPAEFARAALESVCFQTHDLLGAMRKDWPGPADTLLRVDGGMSANDWTMQRLADILGIAVDRSASAEVTALGAAWLAGHGAGIWPDRAGFAADWHREREFSPTMNSGERSALLKGWDSAVKCTLAFGK, translated from the coding sequence ATGAAGGACTTCATTCTCGCCATCGACCAGGGCACCACATCCACCCGCTCGATCATCTTCGATCGCGCCTATCAGAGCCGCGGCGTCGGCCAGATGGAGTTCACCCAGCATTTCCCGCAGTCAGGCTGGGTCGAACACGAGGCGGACGATCTCTGGACCTCGACCGTCGAGACTGCCCGCAAGGCAATCGCAGCGGCGGGTGTCACGGCACAGCAGATCGCCGCGCTCGGCATCACCAACCAGCGCGAGACGGCACTGGTCTGGGACCGCCGCAGCGGAAAAGCCATTCATCGGGCGATTGTCTGGCAGGATCGCCGCACCTCGGATCATTGTGCAAGGCTGCGCGCCGAGGGTCATTCCGACATCGTGGCCGAGCGCACCGGTCTGCTGATCGACCCTTATTTCTCCGCAACCAAGATCGCCTGGCTCCTGGACAATGTCGAGGGTGCGCGCGAGGCAGCACAAGCCGGTCATCTCGCTTTCGGCACTGTGGACAGCTGGCTCATCTACAAGCTGACCGGCGGCAAGCGGCACGTCATCGACGTCACGAACGCCTCGCGCACCATGCTGTGCAATATCGGCACGGTGGCCTGGGATGACGAGCTTCTCTCGCTGTTCGACATCCCGCGCAGCATGATGCCGGAGATCCTCAGCAATATTGACGCGTTCGGCGAAACGGATCCCGAGATCTTTGGCGCAAGCATCGCCATTCGCGGCGTGGCGGGGGATCAGCAGGCGGCAGTCATCGGGCAGGCCTGTTTCACGCCGGGCATGATGAAATCGACGTATGGGACGGGCTGTTTTGCGCTCCTCAATACCGGCGCCGACCGCGTCGCCTCGAAAAACCGCCTGCTGACGACGATTGCTTACCGGTTGGGCAATGACACGCATTATGCCCTGGAAGGCTCGATCTTCATTGCCGGTGCGGCGGTCCAATGGCTGCGCGACGGGCTGAAGATGATCGGCAAGGCATCCGAGACCGCCGAGCTGGCGGCCAAGGCCGATCCCGGCCAGCGTGTCTATCTTGTGCCGGCCTTCACCGGGCTCGGCGCGCCCTGGTGGGATGCGGAGGCGCGTGGCGCCATGTTCGGCATGACCCGCAATACCGGCCCGGCGGAATTTGCCCGGGCGGCGCTGGAATCGGTCTGCTTCCAGACCCATGATCTGCTCGGCGCCATGCGCAAGGACTGGCCGGGACCGGCCGATACCTTGCTGCGAGTCGATGGCGGCATGTCGGCCAATGACTGGACGATGCAAAGGCTTGCCGATATTCTCGGCATTGCCGTCGACCGGTCAGCCTCGGCCGAAGTGACGGCGCTGGGAGCGGCCTGGCTCGCTGGCCACGGGGCCGGAATCTGGCCGGATCGCGCCGGGTTCGCGGCGGATTGGCACCGCGAGCGGGAGTTTTCTCCGACAATGAATTCGGGCGAACGCAGCGCTCTGTTGAAAGGCTGGGATTCGGCTGTGAAATGCACCTTGGCCTTTGGCAAATAG